The following are from one region of the Sciurus carolinensis chromosome 5, mSciCar1.2, whole genome shotgun sequence genome:
- the Brca2 gene encoding breast cancer type 2 susceptibility protein isoform X2 — protein sequence MKAKVDQENDVTSPPLNSCLSESPLALRCTRVTPQREKPVVCGSLFHTPKLVKGQTPKHISESLGAEVDPDMSWSSSLATPPTLSSTVLIVKDEEASEIVFPNDTTTILKSCFSTHDESLMKNDRFSPSVTDSENKNQRETSSHGLEKMLGNSSRKVNSCKNHLGKSMPNAQEDQVHEIVVDISEEDSFSLHSSKYKTGNLQRIRMGKTRKKIFNETRTNEFNEEAKSQMKENKQSFASVIEPSGSGPLDSNRRNQKPIGNESDKISNEIVSSSGCEWSQLTLSDLNGTQTERMHLLHISCNHNNSEKDLVDTRKECTDCIISENSLPHISSLPNSEKMINEKTLIDKRVEGQHLKSHEDFILAVMQASSEISPVVSPLQGIKKSIFKTREPSKETFSRVFSDNIANQNFKEDTDAPESRLNIHAICSQREDPLCPSSVDNGSWPATITHTSKHKGLISTLKKKTKRFIYAINDESSYQGKEIQKDQKSGLTHSAAQFEANAFEVPLTFTSSDSGLLHTSVKRNYLQNDAEEPTLSLTNSSGTILRKCSNDQNSYINTIKSQDLNFKEAEVHKEKPQSFIVPETDFLSCLQKRQCEDNAEVQKVSEIKEKVFVTACHPVVRHLEVECSGTPCPSQTSLLDDDNTSTRLLTPSSKDPGVISKGKESYKMSEKLNCKNCEGCIESPKNIPMEKCQETCFLNENSKNPELLSEKHVTVVSPSMNMQFNQNTNVTVIQKGQEKTPLISEITVNPNSEELFRDVENNFVFQTSERNNPVLGNTKEFREADLSCVKETIPKNSTMVVDTDMGDKQAAQVSISEGIDSSSTVRDLTEENRNRVKQQLKVTPGQDFKSDTSLAMKSNKNNDFMDKWAALLDPVSYSVGGSFRTASNKEIKPSEHNIKQGKILFKDIEEQYPASLACIEIVNTLSFDNQKKLSKPVFDSQSVNTVSAYVHSSEFLSDFENNHTAPQMLPLKQGFNSNPNLTPSQKAEITELSTILEESGSQFEFTQFRKPSHIIQNNTFEVPGKQTVLKTTSEEWKDVDVHLTVDTSSVGKVDSNKKFEGAVEVKQKFACLLKNNCNESASSYLTDKNEEFRGFYSARGTKLSISSEALQKAVKLFSDIEYISKETCAEVDPRSFSSSKCHDSVVSMFKRENHNDKNLNKKNNKCQLTVQNNIEITTHSLVEENTENYMKNTENEDNRCTNDSRNTCKLEESDHSFSSKKNTVSVRKDESDLPCTDQYNTDLKLPSQFIKEGSTQFKESLSDLTCLEVVKAEETCHVNFSNKEQLTTDKMEHSIKDCGIFDISFQTASGKNIRVSKESLNKVVNFFDQKTEELNNFSDSFNSKLLSGINKKKMDISRHGAVDMVKNKMLKEGIPIDTESQLLTLQQQPECKIENNKEPNLLGFHTASGKKVKIAKESLDKVKNIFDEKKQDVSKITSFTQQDTKTLKDREDCKGLELACEITTVPKCEEMRNSLNDTEKKIVSNETGVLSKLSDNLYGQTEHLKTSNMSLKVKMHENIEKETTSCPTTSCTNHSSYSAIGDSALAFYTGNGKKISVNQASLLEAKKLLREGELDHQGKRNTANAVHLKEYPEDCGRNPLYENSSNSIMTEKDKIHFSEKQDSAYLSSMSNSNLCHSDFCHSNDTCNDSGYLSKNKIYSGIEPVVKTVKNQKNSSFSEVLPTIREPGTCPQIVNEDSCVQKLATNFSSYKSKGTTTNLAISDTKSFEIGPPAFSTASGKIVYVSHDTIRKVKEIFTEDCSNIIKQNTKSDICQRKIVTAHNEALDNSEDIIFPNSSDNEECMHSHKNFADIQCEQVLKHNQRMAGSGKVSEVSPCVNLEPSDTCKFNIGKFPKSFSSTNACGIFSTSSGKSGQISGASLQKVRQVFSEIEDNANQLFSKISLKNNEEHSNQFTREKRTVVHAPPNVLSPQKTFLCNINSSSFSGFSTASGKQVTVSESALHKVKGMLEEFDLMRTEQTLQHSAPRQDVSRMLPLPCIEKKIVEHSVSPKMEKTNNNEFKLSNNYNVENGSSENNHSVKASPYLSQFKQDKQYLVVGTKISLVENTHLLGKEQTLSKNIIEIGKTESFSDVSMKTNVEVCSTYSKDPENCFETEAVEIAKAFMEDGELTDSEPPSHAKHSFFMCQKNEEMLLLNSRNRKRRGDALVSVGEPSIKRSLLNEFDRIIENQEKSLKTLKSTPDGTINDRRLFTHHISLEPIICGPFCTTKEQQEIQKPNFTVPGQKFLSKPHLYEHLTSEKSPSNLQISEQPLFKDPAARNEKMRQSIATRKSTKIFVPPFKTKSQFFRDEHCVAKNINLGENKQKQKNTDEHGSCDKENNINDSEIHQFNKNSNNQATTIIFTNCEEESLDLITSLQNARDKQDMRIKKKQGQHIFPQPGSLYLAKTSALPRISLKAAVGGQAPSACSHKQLYMYGVSKHCIKINSKNAGSFQFHTQDYFGKEDLWAENGVQLADGGWLIPSNDGKAGKEEFYRALCDTPGVDPKLISRVWVYNHYRWIIWKLAAMEFAFPKEFANRCLNPERVLLQLKYRYDMEIDRSRRSAIKKILERDDTAAKTLVLCVSDIISSITDISETSSNKTSGGDAKKAAIIELTDGWYAVKAQLDPPLLALLKNGRLAVGQKIVIHGAELVGSPDACTPLEAPESLMLKISANSTRPACWYTKLGFFPDPRPFPLPLSSLFSDGGNVGCADVVVQRVYPMQWMEKTSSGLYIFRNEREEEKEAARYAEAHQKKLEALFTKVQAEFEEHEENTIKQCMPSRALTRQQVHALQDGAELYEAVKNAPDPDYLEGYFSEEQLRALNNHRQMLNDKKQAQIQLEFRKAMASAEQEEQGLSRDVTTVWKLRIVSYKKKEKDSAMLSVWRPSSDLYSLLTEGKRYRIYHLATSKSKSKSERANIQLSATKKTRYQQLPASDEVLLQVYHPREPLHFNRLLDPDFQPPYSEVDLIGFVVSVVKKRVNWNLLTSNVKGLIF from the exons gaTTGGAGAAAATGTTAGGGAATTCATCTCGTAAAGTAAATAGCTGCAAAAACCACCTTGGAAAGTCAATGCCAAATGCACAAGAAGATCAAGTACATGAAATAGTTGTAGATATTTCTGAAGAAGATAGCTTTTCATTACATTCTTCTAAGTATAAAACAGGAAATCTACAAAGAATAAGAATGggaaaaaccaggaaaaaaatttttaatgaaacaagAACGAATGAATTCAATGAAGAAGCTAAAagccaaatgaaagaaaataaacaatcatTTGCATCTGTAATTGAACCAAGTGGTAGTGGTCCTTTAGATTcaaatagaagaaatcagaagCCCATTGGCAATGAAAGTGACAAAATCTCTAACGAAATTGTATCATCTTCAGGCTGCGAATGGTCTCAGCTAACCCTCTCAGATCTAAATGGAACTCAGACGGAGAGAATGCATCTATTGCATATTTCTTGTAACcacaataattcagaaaaagaCTTGGTAGACACCAGGAAAGAATGTACCGACtgtattatttcagaaaattctttgCCACATATTTCTAGTCTGCCAAATTCAGAAAAGATGATAAATGAGAAGACACTGATAGATAAGAGAGTTGAGGGGCAGCATCTCAAATCTCATGAAGACTTCATTCTTGCAGTAATGCAGGCATCATCTGAAATTTCTCCAGTAGTTTCTCCACTTCAGGGTATCAAAAAGTCTATATTCAAGACAAGAGAACCATCTAAAGAGACTTTCAGTAGAGTTTTCTCGGATAATATAGCAAATCAGAACTTTAAAGAAGACACTGATGCCCCTGAAAGTAGATTGAACATACATGCTATTTGCTCACAGAGGGAGGATCCTTTATGTCCGAGTTCAGTTGATAATGGAAGCTGGCCAGCCACTATCACACATACTTCTAAACATAAAGGTTTAatatccactttaaaaaaaaaaacaaaaaggtttatTTATGCTATAAATGATGAATCATCTtatcaaggaaaagaaatacagaaagaccAGAAGTCAGGGCTAACTCATTCTGCAGCCCAATTTGAAGCAAATGCTTTTGAAGTACCACTTACATTTACAAGTTCTGATTCAG GTTTATTGCATACCTCTgtcaaaagaaattatttacagAATGATGCTGAAGAACCAACTTTGTCTTTAACCAACTCTTCTGGGACAATTCTGAGGAAATGTTCCAATGATCAAAATAGTTACATTAATACAATAAAATCTCAGGATCTTAATTTTAAAGAAGCAGAAGTTCATAAAGAAAAACCACAATCATTTATAGTCCCAGAAACTGATTTTCTGTCATGCCTGCAGAAAAGACAGTGTGAAGATAATGCAGAAGTCCAAAAAGTTTCAGAGATAAAAGAAAAGGTCTTTGTTACAGCATGTCACCCTGTAGTACGGCATTTAGAAGTGGAATGTAGTGGTACTCCCTGTCCATCACAGACAAGCCTTTTAGATGACGATAATACCAGCACTCGTTTGTTAACTCCCAGCTCCAAGGATCCAGGTGTGATTTCTAAAGGAAAAGAGTCATACAAAATGTCAGAGAAACTAAACTGTAAGAATTGTGAAGGTTGTATTGAATCCCCCAAAAACATTCCCATGGAAAAATGTCAAGAAACatgttttctaaatgaaaattcCAAAAACCCTGAGCTGTTATCTGAAAAACATGTTACGGTAGTATCACCTTCAATGAACATGCAATTCAACCAAAATACAAATGTAACAGTAATCcaaaagggccaagaaaaaaCTCCTTTAATTTCAGAAATAACAGTCAATCCAAACTCTGAAGAACTTTTCCGAGACGTTGAgaataattttgtctttcaaaCAAGTGAAAGGAACAACCCTGTTTTAGGAAATACCAAGGAATTTCGTGAAGCAGACCTGAGTTGTGTAAAAGAAACTATTCCTAAGAACTCCACCATGGTAGTAGATACAGACATGGGTGATAAACAAGCAGCCCAAGTGTCAATTTCAGAAGGCATTGACTCATCAAGTACAGTCCGTGATCTTACAGAGGAGAACAGAAATAGAGTAAAGCAGCAGCTGAAAGTAACTCCAGGTCAAGATTTTAAATCAGACACCTCCTTGGCCatgaaatcaaacaaaaataatgattttatggACAAATGGGCAGCACTCTTAGATCCAGTTTCATATAGTGTTGGAGGTAGCTTCAGAACAGCttccaataaagaaataaaaccctCTGAACATAACATTAAGCAAGGCAAAATACTCTTCAAAGATATTGAAGAACAGTATCCTGCTAGTTTAGCCTGCATTGAAATTGTGAATACCTTATCATTTGATAATCAGAAGAAACTAAGCAAACCTGTATTTGATTCACAGTCAGTTAATACTGTGTCTGCATATGTACACAGTAGtgaatttctttctgattttgaaaataatcacACAGCCCCTCAGATGTTGCCTTTAAAGCAAGGTTTTAATTCAAACCCTAATTTAACACCTAGCCAAAAGGCAGAAATTACAGAACTTTCTACTATATTAGAAGAATCAGGAAGTCAGTTTGAATTTACACAGTTCAGAAAGCCAAGCCACATAATACAGAATAATACATTTGAAGTACCTGGAAAACAGACTGTCCTAAAGACCACTTCTGAGGAGTGGAAAGATGTTGATGTTCATCTCACAGTTGACACCTCATCTGTTGGCAAGGTAGATAGCAACAAGAAATTTGAAGGTGCAGTTGAAGTTAAACAAAAGTTTGCCTGtttgttaaaaaataactgtAACGAAAGTGCTTCTAGTTATTTAACAGATAAAAATGAAGAGTTCAGAGGCTTTTATTCTGCTCGTGGCACAAAATTGAGTATTTCTAGTGAAGCTCTGCAAAAAGCTGTGAAACTGTTTAGTGACATTGAGTATATCAGTAAGGAGACTTGTGCAGAAGTAGATCCTAGAAGTTTCTCTTCAAGTAAATGTCATGATTCTGTAGTTTCAATGTTTAAGAGAGAAAATCATAACgataaaaatttaaacaagaaaaataataaatgccaaCTTACAgtacaaaataatattgaaataactACTCACAGTTTGGTTgaggaaaatactgaaaattacatgaaaaatacagaaaatgaagatAACAGATGTACTAATGACAGTAGAAATACTTGTAAATTAGAAGAATCTGATCACAGTTTTTCAAGTAAAAAGAATACAGTTTCTGTTCGCAAAGATGAAAGTGACTTGCCATGTACTGATCAGTACAATACAGATCTTAAGCTACCCAGCCAGTTTATTAAGGAGGGAAGTACACAATTTAAAGAAAGTTTGTCAGATTTAACTTGTTTGGAAGTTGTGAAAGCTGAAGAAACATGtcatgttaatttttccaataaaGAACAGTTAACTACAGATAAGATGGAGCACAGTATAAAAGATTGTGGTATTTTTGATATATCCTTTCAGACTGCAAGTGGGAAAAATATCAGGGTCTCCAAAGAGTCATTAAATAAAGTTGTAAATTTCTTTGATCAAAAAACAGAAGAACTGAATAACTTTTCAGATTCCTTCAATTCTAAATTACTTTCTGgcataaataagaagaaaatggacATTTCAAGGCATGGGGCAGTAGAcatggttaaaaacaaaatgttgaaagaaGGTATCCCAATTGATACTGAAAGTCAATTGCTGACTCTCCAGCAACAACCTGaatgcaaaatagaaaataacaaagaaccTAACCTATTGGGTTTTCATACTGCTAgtggaaagaaagtaaaaattgcaAAGGAGTCTTTggacaaagtaaaaaatatttttgatgaaaaaaagcAAGATGTTAGTAAAATCACCAGTTTTACTCAGCAAGATACAAAGACCCTAAAGGACAGAGAGGACTGCAAAGGGCTTGAATTAGCATGTGAGATAACAACTGTCCCCAAATGTGAAGAAATGCGTAACTCTCTCAATGATACTGAGAAAAAGATTGTTTCTAATGAGACTGGGGTATTATCCAAGCTAAGTGACAATTTATATGGACAAACTGAACATCTCAAAACATCAAATATGTCTTTGAAAGTTAAAATGCatgaaaacatagaaaaagagACTACGAGCTGTCCTACAACTTCCTGCACAAATCACTCCTCTTATTCAGCCATTGGAGATTCAGCTTTAGCATTTTACACAGGAAATGGTAAAAAAATTTCTGTGAACCAGGCTTCACTATTAGAAGCAAAAAAATTGCTTAGGGAAGGAGAATTAGAtcatcaaggaaaaagaaatactgcCAACGCTGTACATTTAAAGGAATACCCTGAGGATTGTGGGAGAAATCCTTTGTATGAAAATAGTTCAAACAGTATCATGACTGAAAAAGACAAAATCCATTTCTCTGAAAAGCAAGATTCAGCTTACTTAAGTAGCATGTCCAACAGCAATTTATGCCATTCTGATTTTTGTCATTCCAATGATACATGTAATGATTCAGGTtatctctcaaaaaataaaatttattctggtATTGAGCCAGTTGTGAAGactgtcaaaaaccaaaaaaacagtaGTTTTTCTGAAGTGTTACCCACTATAAGAGAACCGGGCACATGTCCACAAATTGTAAATGAAGACTCTTGTGTACAGAAACTTGCAACTAACTTTTCATCTTACAAAAGTAAAGGTACAACCACTAATTTGGCCATATCTGATACCAAAAGTTTTGAGATAGGCCCACCAGCCTTCAGTACAGCCAGTGGTAAGATAGTCTATGTTTCACATGACACAATAAGAAAAGTGAAAGAGATATTTACAGAAGACTGCAGTAATATAATTAAGCAAAACACTAAGTCAGATATTTGCCAAAGAAAAATTGTGACAGCTCATAATGAAGCACTGGATAATTCAGAGGATATTATTTTTCCTAACTCTTCAGATAATGAAGAATGTATGCATTCACATAAGAATTTTGCTGACATTCAATGTGAACAAGTTTTAAAACATAACCAAAGAATGGCTGGCTCAGGGAAAGTTTCTGAAGTATCACCTTGTGTTAATTTGGAACCATCAGATACATGTAAATTTAACATAGGGAAGTTTCCCAAGTCATTCTCGTCTACAAATGCTTGTGGGATTTTTAGCACAAGTAGTGGAAAATCTGGACAAATATCAGGTGCTTCATTGCAAAAGGTAAGACAGGTGTTTTCTGAGATAGAAGATAATGCCAACCAACTCTTTTCCAAAATATCACTTAAGAATAATGAAGAACATTCAAACCAGTTCACAAGAGAAAAAAGGACTGTGGTACATGCCCCTCCAAACGTACTGTCACCCCAGAAAACCTTTCTGTGTAACATaaattcatcttctttttctGGATTTAGTACAGCAAGCGGAAAACAGGTTACAGTTTCAGAAAGTGCCTTACACAAAGTTAAGGGAATGTTAGAGGAATTTGATTTAATGAgaactgaacagactcttcaGCATTCTGCACCTAGACAAGATGTATCAAGAATGCTTCCTCTTCcttgtattgaaaaaaaaattgtggaacaCTCTGTAAGCCCTAAAATGGAAAAAACCAAcaataatgaatttaaattatcaaataaCTATAACGTTGAAAATGGTTCTTCAGAAAATAACCACTCTGTTAAAGCATCTCCATATCTTTCTCAGTTTAAGCAAGACAAACAATACCTAGTAGTAGGAACCAAAATATCACTTGTTGAGAATACTCATCttttaggaaaagaacaaactttaTCCAAAAACATAATAGAAATTGgcaaaactgaaagcttttctgATGTTTCTATGAAAACAAATGTAGAAGTTTGTTCTACTTACTCCAAAGATCCAGAAAACTGTTTTGAAACAGAAGCAGTTGAGATAGCCAAAGCTTTTATGGAAGATGGCGAACTGACAGATTCTGAACCACCAAGTCATGCCAAACATTCTTTCTTTATGTGccaaaaaaatgaggaaatgctTTTGTTAaattcaagaaatagaaaaagaagaggagatgcCCTTGTGTCAGTTG gaGAACCCTCAATCAAAAGAAGCTTGTTAAATGAATTTGACAGGATaatagaaaatcaagaaaaatccTTAAAGACTTTGAAAAGCACTCCAGATg gTACAATAAACGATAGAAGATTATTTACCCATCACATTTCTTTAGAGCCAATTATCTGTGGACCCTTTTG CACAACTAAGGAACAGCAAGAAATCCAGAAACCAAATTTTACTGTACCTGGTCAGAAATTTCTGTCTAAACCTCATCTTTATGAACATCTGACTTCGGAAAAATCTCCAAGCAATTTGCAAATTTCAGAACAGCCACTCTTTAAAGATCCTGctgcaagaaatgaaaaaatgagacAGTCAATTGCTACACGCAAATCAACCAAAATCTTTGTCCCACCTTTCAAAACTAAATCACAGTTTTTCAGAGATGAACATTGTGTTGCCAAGAATATTAATTTgggtgaaaacaaacaaaaacaaaaaaacacagatGAACATGGCTCATGtgataaggaaaataatattaatgacaGTGAGATTCATCAgtttaacaaaaacagcaacaaccaaGCAACAACTATAATTTTCACAAACTGTGAAGAAGAATCTTTAG ATTTAATTACAAGCCTTCAGAATGCCCGAGATAAGCAGGATATGcgaattaaaaagaaacaagggcAACATATCTTTCCACAACCAGGCAGTCTGTATCTTGCAAAAACCTCGGCTTTGCCTCGAATCTCTCTGAAAGCAGCAGTAGGAGGCCAAGCTCCCTCTGCATGTTCTCACAAACAG CTCTATATGTATGGTGTTTCTAAACATTGCATAAAGATTAACAGCAAAAATGCAGGGTCTTTTCAGTTTCACACTCAGGATTATTTTGGTAAGGAAGATTTATGGGCTGAAAATGGAGTTCAGTTGGCTGATGGTGGATGGCTCATACCCTCCAATGATGGAAAGGctggaaaagaagaattttataG GGCTTTGTGTGACACCCCAGGTGTTGACCCAAAACTTATTTCTAGAGTTTGGGTCTATAATCACTACAGATGGATTATATGGAAACTGGCAGCTATGGAATTTGCTTTTCCTAAGGAATTTGCTAATAGATGCCTAAATCCAGAAAGGGTGCTTCTTCAACTAAAATACAG atATGATATGGAAATTGATAGAAGCAGAAGATCAGCTATAAAAAAGATTCTGGAAAGGGATGATACAGCTGCAAAAACACTTGTTCTCTGTGTTTCTGACATCATTTCATCCATCACCGATATATCTGAAACTTCTAGCAATAAAACTAGTGGTGGAGATGCCAAGAAAGCGGCTATTATTGAACTTACAGATGGATGGTATGCTGTCAAGGCCCAGTTGGACCCTCCCCTCTTAGCCCTCTTGAAGAATGGGAGACTAGCTGTGGGTCAGAAGATTGTTATTCATGGAGCAGAATTGGTGGGCTCTCCTGATGCCTGTACACCTCTTGAAGCCCCAGAATCTCTTATGTTAAAG ATTTCAGCTAACAGTACTCGACCTGCTTGCTGGTACACCAAACTTGGGTTCTTTCCTGATCCTAGACCTTTTCCTCTGCCCTTGTCATCACTGTTCAGCGATGGAGGAAATGTGGGTTGCGCTGATGTTGTTGTTCAGAGAGTATACCCTATGCAG TGGATGGAGAAGACATCTTCTGGATTGTACATATTTcgcaatgaaagagaagaagaaaaggaagcagcGAGATATGCAGAGGCACACCAAAAGAAACTTGAAGCCCTATTCACCAAAGTGCAAGCAGAATTTGAAGAGCACGAAG aaaacacaataaaacagTGTATGCCGTCACGTGCACTAACAAGACAGCAAGTCCATGCTCTGCAGGATGGGGCAGAGCTTTATGAAGCAGTGAAGAATGCACCAGACCCAGATTATCTGGAG GGTTATTTCAGTGAAGAGCAGTTAAGAGCTTTGAATAATCACAGACAGATGTTGAATGATAAGAAACAAGCACAGATCCAATTGGAATTCAGGAAGGCCATGGCATCTGCTGAACAAGAAGAACAAGGTTTATCAAGGGATGTTACAACTGTATGGAAGTTGCGTATCGTAAGctacaagaagaaagaaaaagattcag CTATGTTGAGTGTCTGGCGTCCATCATCAGACTTATATTCCCTGTTAACAGAGGGAAAGAGATACAGAATCTATCATCTTGCAACATCAAAATCTAAAAGTAAATCTGAAAGAGCTAACATACAGTTATCAGCAACAAAAAAAACTCGATACCAACAACTACCG gcTTCTGATGAAGTCTTATTGCAGGTTTATCATCCAAGGGAGCCCCTTCACTTCAACAGACTATTAGATCCAGACTTTCAGCCACCTTATTCTGAAGTGGACCTAATAGGATTTGTGGTTTCTGTTGTGAAAAAGAGAG TTAACTGGAATTTGCTAACTAGCAATGTGAAAGGACTCATCTTTTAA